Proteins encoded within one genomic window of Gemmatimonas sp.:
- a CDS encoding serine/threonine-protein kinase, with protein MANKFRVDSEELRARLRTLFGSELRIDRELGRGGMAAVFLAFDPGLERQVAVKLLLPDVSVHGDVVERFLREARTVAALQHPHIVSVYGVRSRDDAHAILMQFVDGTSLDTVVAERGARPPAQAARLLSQVAAGLQHAHDRGVVHRDVKPANVLVDDQGNAYVSDFGIARRNDAAIVTKTGLVLGSWDYMSPEQRAGERVTAAADQYAFGVMAFEVFTGRLPFPGTPAEVIRGHMETPAPSMRAVVPELTPAIDALIARMLAKDPADRWPSLVEARQRLDELADGRTSGGYAVVPPAARALTTRAVAIGVVVLLLSAIAVWALGAFGS; from the coding sequence GTGGCGAACAAGTTCCGCGTAGACTCTGAGGAGCTGCGTGCGCGGTTGCGCACGCTCTTCGGTAGCGAACTGCGGATCGATCGTGAGCTCGGACGTGGCGGTATGGCCGCGGTGTTTCTCGCCTTTGATCCAGGGCTGGAGCGGCAGGTCGCGGTCAAGCTGCTGCTACCCGATGTGTCGGTGCACGGCGACGTGGTGGAGCGGTTTCTGCGCGAGGCGCGCACGGTGGCGGCGTTGCAGCATCCCCATATCGTGTCTGTATACGGCGTGCGCAGTCGCGATGACGCGCATGCGATCCTGATGCAGTTTGTGGACGGTACCAGTCTCGATACAGTGGTGGCCGAACGGGGAGCACGGCCGCCGGCACAGGCGGCCCGCTTGTTATCGCAGGTGGCGGCGGGCTTGCAGCATGCGCACGATCGCGGCGTCGTGCATCGCGACGTAAAGCCGGCCAACGTGCTGGTGGATGATCAGGGCAATGCATACGTGTCGGACTTCGGCATCGCCCGTCGCAACGACGCTGCGATTGTGACCAAGACCGGCCTCGTGTTGGGCTCGTGGGATTACATGAGCCCCGAACAACGCGCGGGTGAGCGCGTAACGGCCGCCGCCGATCAGTACGCATTCGGCGTGATGGCGTTCGAGGTGTTCACCGGGCGGTTGCCGTTTCCGGGCACGCCGGCCGAAGTGATTCGCGGCCACATGGAGACGCCCGCGCCGTCGATGCGCGCGGTGGTGCCGGAGCTCACGCCGGCCATCGACGCATTGATCGCCCGCATGCTGGCCAAGGATCCGGCCGACCGCTGGCCATCGCTGGTCGAGGCGCGGCAGCGACTTGATGAACTGGCGGACGGTCGCACATCGGGCGGGTACGCTGTGGTGCCGCCAGCAGCGCGGGCCCTGACGACGCGGGCCGTCGCCATCGGCGTGGTGGTGCTGCTGCTGTCGGCGATCGCGGTGTGGGCGCTGGGGGCGTTCGGCTCGTAG
- a CDS encoding protochlorophyllide reductase, whose product MPTAIVTGASSGVGLYATKSLIDRGWHVVMACRDLAKASRVAGSLGLNPALFTLSHLDLGVQDSVRTFVAEFLASGRDLDALVNNAAVYKPRLSEPARSLEGYELSVATNHLGHFLLSRLLMDKLQQAASPRLITLGTVTANAEEFGGKVPIPAPADLGELEGLEQGFRVPVAMIDGKPFKPGKAYKDSKLCNMIISRELHRRYHERTGIVFNTLYPGCVADTALFRDTPPAFQRIFPWFQKHITKGYVTQELSGERVAQVVADDAFAQSGVHWSWGNRQNGRAAFPQPLAAKAQHVARAARLWTLSEQMVGLPPSD is encoded by the coding sequence GTGCCAACTGCTATCGTCACCGGTGCCTCCTCGGGTGTCGGGCTCTATGCCACCAAGTCGCTGATCGACCGCGGCTGGCACGTGGTCATGGCGTGCCGCGATCTCGCGAAGGCCTCACGAGTCGCCGGCTCGCTCGGCCTGAATCCAGCGCTGTTTACCCTGAGCCACCTCGATCTTGGCGTGCAGGACAGTGTGCGCACGTTCGTGGCCGAGTTCCTGGCATCGGGACGCGATCTTGATGCGTTGGTGAACAACGCCGCCGTCTACAAGCCGCGTCTTTCGGAACCGGCACGGTCGCTTGAAGGATATGAGCTGAGCGTCGCGACGAATCACCTGGGGCACTTTCTCCTGAGCCGCCTGCTGATGGACAAGCTGCAGCAGGCCGCCTCACCGCGGTTGATCACGCTGGGCACGGTCACGGCGAACGCGGAGGAGTTTGGCGGAAAAGTCCCGATTCCGGCGCCGGCGGATCTCGGCGAACTCGAGGGGCTCGAGCAGGGGTTCCGCGTGCCGGTGGCGATGATCGATGGCAAGCCGTTCAAGCCGGGCAAGGCGTACAAGGACAGCAAGCTGTGCAACATGATCATCAGTCGCGAGCTGCATCGACGGTATCATGAGCGCACGGGCATCGTGTTCAACACACTCTACCCGGGGTGCGTAGCCGATACGGCCCTGTTTCGCGACACACCACCGGCGTTTCAGCGCATCTTTCCCTGGTTCCAGAAGCACATCACCAAAGGCTACGTGACGCAGGAGCTCTCGGGTGAGCGCGTCGCGCAGGTTGTGGCCGACGACGCGTTCGCGCAGAGCGGGGTGCATTGGAGTTGGGGCAACAGACAGAACGGCCGCGCTGCGTTCCCGCAGCCGTTGGCCGCCAAAGCACAGCACGTAGCGCGCGCCGCGCGACTCTGGACCTTGAGTGAGCAGATGGTTGGACTCCCACCAAGCGACTGA
- a CDS encoding alpha-hydroxy acid oxidase, with product MSIDPSRRHFLTFLAGSPLLAAAGLDESVFSRLLQAGDGPRTRLDDTVLQLAQQIRTADEALDVFDFEPVAKQNIPVAHWGYLATGTDDDATIQANRQGFDRWAMRPRRLIDVSRLDTSVSWFGTKYPTPIVVNPLGSQKAFHPLGEIATARAAKTKDHLMVLSTVATTSIEDVIEARGGPVWFQLYHQSDWAVTKQMVKRVEKAGAPAIAFTVDLLGGSNRETMIREARKDTRTCTKCHLGGAPLPGVSGRVDDRDNRRKPNLVGYQKATPIPEVGTPTWEFIDRLKQSTSMKVLIKGIVTAEDADLAVKHGVDGLFVSNHGGRAENSHRATITSLPEVLLGTERRIPVICDGGFRRGTDVFKAMALGATSIGIGRPYIWGLGAFGQEGVEAVLGLLRKEFEVAMKQSGTRSLADITLKHITPA from the coding sequence ATGTCCATCGACCCCTCTCGCCGTCATTTCCTTACGTTTCTGGCGGGCAGTCCGCTGTTGGCTGCCGCCGGTCTCGACGAATCGGTGTTCTCCCGGCTACTGCAGGCCGGCGACGGACCGCGAACGCGCCTGGACGACACGGTCCTCCAGCTGGCGCAACAGATCCGCACCGCCGACGAAGCACTCGATGTCTTCGACTTCGAGCCCGTCGCCAAGCAGAACATTCCGGTGGCGCATTGGGGCTATCTGGCGACCGGCACCGACGACGACGCCACCATTCAGGCCAATCGCCAGGGCTTCGATCGCTGGGCGATGCGCCCCCGCCGACTCATTGACGTGAGCCGGCTCGACACCAGCGTCTCCTGGTTCGGCACCAAGTACCCCACGCCGATCGTCGTGAATCCGCTGGGCAGCCAGAAGGCCTTTCATCCGCTCGGCGAGATCGCCACGGCTCGCGCGGCCAAGACGAAAGATCACCTCATGGTGCTCTCCACGGTGGCCACCACGTCTATCGAGGACGTGATCGAGGCCCGCGGTGGACCGGTCTGGTTTCAGCTGTATCACCAATCCGACTGGGCGGTTACCAAGCAGATGGTGAAGCGCGTGGAGAAGGCGGGCGCACCGGCGATCGCCTTCACGGTCGACCTGTTGGGGGGTAGTAACCGCGAAACGATGATCCGCGAGGCGCGCAAGGACACGCGGACCTGCACCAAGTGCCATCTGGGCGGCGCACCGCTCCCCGGCGTGAGCGGACGGGTGGACGATCGCGACAACCGACGCAAGCCGAATCTCGTGGGCTACCAGAAGGCGACGCCGATCCCGGAAGTGGGTACGCCAACCTGGGAGTTCATCGACCGCCTCAAGCAGTCGACCAGCATGAAGGTGCTGATCAAGGGCATCGTGACCGCCGAAGATGCCGATCTCGCCGTGAAGCACGGCGTAGACGGATTGTTCGTGTCGAATCACGGCGGTCGCGCCGAGAACTCACATCGCGCCACCATCACGTCGCTGCCGGAGGTCCTGCTCGGCACCGAACGTCGCATCCCCGTGATCTGCGACGGCGGATTCCGCCGCGGCACCGATGTGTTCAAGGCCATGGCACTCGGCGCCACGTCCATCGGCATCGGCCGTCCCTACATCTGGGGCCTTGGCGCCTTCGGGCAGGAAGGCGTGGAAGCCGTACTCGGTCTGCTTCGCAAGGAATTCGAAGTCGCGATGAAGCAGAGCGGCACCCGATCACTCGCCGACATTACGCTCAAGCACATCACGCCGGCATAG
- a CDS encoding alpha/beta fold hydrolase translates to MQRLAIPLLLAFAPALLTAQGTPPHKAEYREFVVSNFTTESGVTLPQARIVYGTYGKLNAARDNVVLLPSHYMANHHGYEWLIGDGLALDTTKLFLVATELFGNGASSSPSNTPEPFHGPRFPVTTIRDNVLIVHRLLTEQLGVTHLRAVIGFSMGAQQAFQWAVSYPAFADRIVATSGTAKTYGHGIMRLEGQIAAITADPSFNNGDYAAPPKAGLEAFGMVWAAWLYSQEWWRKELWRASARPGTTFEQFVQSWRSRFSADANNYILQARTWERHDVGTTPGFNGDTEKALRSITAPLLYMPSETDLYFPVADARYEAQFISKVQLVPIPSLWGHPAGAGANPDDKRFLNEKIAAFLAAGDVRRVR, encoded by the coding sequence ATGCAACGACTCGCGATTCCCCTGCTCCTGGCCTTCGCGCCTGCGCTTCTGACGGCGCAGGGTACGCCGCCGCACAAAGCCGAGTATCGCGAGTTCGTGGTGTCGAACTTCACCACGGAGAGTGGCGTCACGTTGCCGCAAGCGCGGATCGTATACGGCACCTACGGGAAACTGAACGCGGCGCGCGACAACGTGGTGCTGCTGCCGTCGCACTACATGGCCAATCATCACGGCTACGAGTGGCTGATCGGCGACGGACTGGCGCTCGACACGACGAAGCTGTTTCTGGTGGCCACGGAGCTGTTCGGCAACGGTGCCTCATCGTCGCCCAGCAACACCCCGGAGCCGTTTCATGGTCCACGGTTTCCCGTGACCACGATTCGCGACAACGTGCTGATCGTGCATCGACTGCTCACCGAGCAGTTGGGTGTCACGCATCTGCGCGCGGTGATCGGATTTTCGATGGGCGCACAGCAAGCGTTTCAATGGGCGGTGAGTTATCCCGCCTTCGCTGATCGCATCGTGGCCACCTCGGGCACGGCGAAAACGTACGGCCACGGGATCATGCGCCTGGAAGGGCAGATCGCCGCGATCACCGCCGACCCGTCGTTCAACAACGGCGATTACGCCGCGCCGCCAAAAGCGGGACTCGAAGCGTTCGGCATGGTGTGGGCGGCGTGGCTGTATTCGCAGGAGTGGTGGCGCAAGGAGCTGTGGCGCGCGAGCGCGCGACCGGGCACGACCTTCGAACAATTTGTGCAGTCCTGGCGCTCGCGATTCTCGGCCGATGCCAACAACTACATCCTGCAGGCACGCACCTGGGAACGGCACGATGTGGGTACGACCCCGGGCTTCAACGGCGACACCGAGAAGGCGCTGCGGTCGATTACGGCGCCGCTGTTGTACATGCCGTCGGAAACCGACTTGTACTTCCCCGTCGCTGATGCGCGCTACGAAGCGCAGTTTATTTCGAAGGTGCAGCTGGTGCCGATTCCCTCGCTCTGGGGACATCCGGCCGGTGCCGGCGCGAATCCCGATGACAAGCGGTTCCTCAACGAGAAGATCGCCGCGTTTCTCGCCGCCGGCGACGTGCGCCGGGTCCGCTAG
- a CDS encoding DUF5916 domain-containing protein, translating into MIREFVRVIASAVALSPLAPLAHAQVTTPVRLDAAVADSFAKAARARPRPSFSTLRVTTAPTIDGKLDEAMWSQGTPIRDFVQRELNEGVPASERTEVRLATDGVNLYIGARMYDREPQLIVPGEKIRDVQLANSDHIAFVFDTYHDHQNGFVFATTPAGVEYDGQVIREGEGGGAQVAGQNRMQAGGMGGFNVNWDASWTVATTVDSLGWTAEFRIPFSTLRYQSGAAEQTWGMNVSRNIRRKNEELYWAFIPRQFNLYRLSIAGNLANLTLPVRRIRTVTPYVLASSQERWTSGVKQDAKRPMEFGGEIKYGVTPALTLDLTVNTDFAQVEVDDQRVNLTRFPIFFPEKRPFFLENAGVFSAGTPQAVDLFFTRRIGISPDGTPQSILGGGRLSGRIGGTTVGLLQMVTDAPDAQNAGQSFTVGRATRELSARSRIGAMVVQRMATDDGGDVNRTFAVDSRIGLGQRWTSDLWAARTTTRDLTGDANAFSGRLAYQTNVWNHNARIAQIGEDFNPEVGFMSRPGGYRAYDLSLMRLVRKPEWAWFRQWNPHVSYRSAYGINDGFYQSGYWHIDLTEIELANSTKFGPEYNISHEGLQAPFTIATGVVIPAGQYDWGTLGWDYTTDPSENISATGRFDVGQFWTGRRSGGSGTITLRRGATFSGSFTADYNDVRLPQGNFIRSLQAVRLNYFFSPRIFVQTLTQYNNQQAIFSSNVRFGWLNTAGTGLFIVLNDGRAANSFFDLGAPQQRSLFMKFTRQFGTGG; encoded by the coding sequence GTGATTCGTGAGTTCGTGAGGGTCATCGCCTCGGCCGTCGCCCTCTCACCCCTTGCCCCATTGGCTCACGCGCAGGTCACCACGCCGGTGCGTCTCGACGCCGCCGTGGCCGATTCGTTCGCCAAGGCGGCCCGCGCCCGACCACGGCCGTCTTTTAGCACGTTGCGGGTGACCACGGCGCCCACCATCGACGGCAAGCTCGATGAAGCCATGTGGTCGCAGGGTACGCCGATCCGCGACTTCGTGCAGCGCGAACTCAATGAGGGCGTCCCCGCCTCCGAACGCACGGAAGTGCGTCTGGCCACCGACGGCGTGAATCTCTACATCGGCGCGCGCATGTACGACCGCGAGCCGCAGCTGATCGTGCCCGGTGAAAAGATCCGCGACGTACAGCTGGCGAACAGCGATCACATCGCGTTCGTGTTCGACACGTATCACGATCACCAGAACGGTTTTGTGTTTGCCACCACACCGGCCGGCGTGGAGTACGACGGGCAGGTGATTCGCGAAGGCGAAGGCGGCGGGGCGCAGGTCGCGGGGCAGAATCGGATGCAGGCCGGCGGCATGGGCGGCTTCAACGTGAACTGGGACGCCAGCTGGACGGTCGCCACCACCGTCGACTCGCTCGGCTGGACGGCGGAGTTCCGAATCCCGTTCTCGACGCTGCGCTATCAGTCGGGTGCTGCCGAGCAGACGTGGGGCATGAATGTGTCGCGCAACATCCGTCGCAAGAACGAAGAGTTGTACTGGGCCTTCATTCCGCGGCAGTTCAACCTCTATCGCCTCTCCATCGCCGGGAATCTCGCCAACCTCACACTGCCGGTGCGTCGCATTCGTACGGTCACGCCGTATGTGCTAGCGTCGTCGCAGGAGCGCTGGACCAGCGGCGTCAAGCAGGACGCCAAGCGCCCCATGGAGTTCGGCGGTGAAATCAAGTACGGTGTGACGCCCGCGCTCACGCTCGACCTCACGGTCAACACCGACTTCGCGCAAGTCGAGGTGGACGACCAGCGGGTGAATCTCACGCGCTTCCCGATCTTCTTCCCGGAGAAGCGTCCGTTCTTCCTCGAGAATGCCGGCGTTTTTTCGGCGGGCACCCCGCAGGCCGTCGATCTGTTCTTCACGCGCCGCATCGGTATTTCTCCAGATGGTACGCCGCAATCCATCCTTGGCGGTGGTCGCCTGTCGGGACGCATTGGCGGCACGACGGTGGGCTTGCTGCAGATGGTGACCGACGCCCCCGATGCGCAGAACGCGGGACAGTCCTTCACGGTGGGACGCGCCACGCGCGAACTGTCGGCGCGCTCGCGGATCGGGGCGATGGTGGTACAACGCATGGCCACCGACGACGGCGGCGATGTGAACCGCACGTTCGCGGTCGACAGCCGCATCGGGCTCGGCCAGCGGTGGACGAGTGATCTCTGGGCCGCACGCACCACGACACGTGATCTGACTGGCGATGCCAACGCGTTCAGTGGACGCCTTGCGTACCAGACCAACGTGTGGAACCACAACGCGCGCATCGCGCAGATCGGCGAAGACTTCAACCCGGAAGTGGGTTTCATGAGCCGCCCAGGCGGCTACCGTGCCTACGACCTGTCGCTGATGCGCCTGGTGCGCAAGCCGGAGTGGGCCTGGTTCCGTCAGTGGAATCCGCACGTGAGCTACCGGAGCGCATACGGCATCAACGATGGCTTCTATCAGTCGGGCTATTGGCACATCGATCTCACCGAGATCGAGCTGGCGAACAGTACGAAGTTCGGCCCGGAGTACAACATTTCGCATGAGGGGCTGCAGGCGCCGTTCACGATTGCGACCGGTGTGGTGATCCCGGCTGGTCAGTATGATTGGGGCACGCTTGGCTGGGACTACACGACCGATCCGAGCGAGAATATTTCTGCCACCGGCCGCTTCGACGTCGGACAGTTCTGGACGGGCCGTCGCAGCGGCGGTAGTGGCACGATCACGCTGCGTCGTGGCGCGACGTTCTCCGGCTCGTTTACCGCCGACTATAACGACGTACGCCTGCCGCAGGGAAATTTCATTCGGTCGCTTCAAGCGGTCCGCCTGAACTATTTCTTCTCCCCGCGCATCTTTGTCCAGACACTCACGCAGTACAACAATCAGCAAGCGATCTTCTCGTCCAACGTACGCTTCGGCTGGCTGAACACCGCAGGTACGGGGCTCTTCATCGTGCTGAACGATGGTCGCGCTGCAAACAGCTTCTTCGACCTCGGCGCACCGCAGCAGCGCTCGCTGTTCATGAAGTTCACGCGTCAGTTCGGGACGGGCGGCTGA
- a CDS encoding DUF4159 domain-containing protein, whose translation MIEPNVPYDGRYTFVRLRYTQGYRMAWSADYPQMERNFMTILGYLSTLRLHKKASNVHVLDDPALNHYPVAYLTEPGYWIPTPQEAEALRRWIQKGGFLIVDDFYFDRQWDVFEKAMLSVLPNARIVPMDVSHPIFNSFFHIKTLVGMTHPATPLAKAEYLGIYEDNDPSKRLQVIINYNNDIGDYMEWSGEGWYPVNFSNDAYKFATNYVVYGLTH comes from the coding sequence ATGATCGAGCCGAACGTGCCGTACGACGGGCGCTACACGTTCGTGCGACTGCGCTACACCCAGGGCTACCGTATGGCCTGGAGTGCGGACTATCCGCAGATGGAGCGCAACTTCATGACGATCTTGGGCTATCTCTCCACGCTGCGGTTGCACAAGAAAGCCAGCAACGTGCATGTGCTCGACGATCCCGCGCTCAATCACTACCCGGTCGCGTATCTCACGGAGCCGGGCTACTGGATTCCAACGCCGCAGGAAGCCGAAGCGCTGCGTCGCTGGATTCAGAAAGGCGGCTTTCTGATCGTCGACGATTTCTACTTCGACCGCCAGTGGGATGTGTTCGAGAAGGCGATGCTGTCGGTGCTGCCGAATGCGCGCATCGTGCCGATGGACGTGTCGCATCCGATCTTCAATTCGTTCTTTCACATCAAGACGCTGGTCGGGATGACCCATCCTGCCACACCGCTGGCCAAGGCCGAGTATCTCGGTATCTACGAGGACAACGATCCGAGCAAGCGGCTGCAGGTGATCATCAACTACAACAACGACATCGGCGACTACATGGAGTGGTCGGGCGAAGGCTGGTACCCCGTGAACTTCTCCAACGATGCGTATAAGTTCGCCACGAACTACGTGGTGTACGGGCTCACGCACTAA